A genomic window from Candidatus Pelagisphaera phototrophica includes:
- a CDS encoding UDP-2,3-diacylglucosamine diphosphatase, which yields MKRAPRIYKTIFISDLHLGTENSKVKEVMHFLRNTRCERLVLNGDIIDGWQLNRGSLWTSEHTKFLRFILKRIEKKTLDVIYLRGNHDDILGRFLPMQFGSLSIVEDFVHESKSGRYLVLHGDVFDTITKNFVFLAHLGDWGYKFLMSLNRWYNKYRAWRGKEYYSLSKAIKAKVKAAVNFVSSFEEKITKLARAKECTGVICGHIHTPDNKKIGGLHYLNSGDWVESLSAIVEHSNGRMQLVYFRDFVSDYPMKQDTADLESKNTDELDLSQIGIFASR from the coding sequence ATGAAGAGAGCTCCCCGAATTTACAAGACCATCTTCATCTCCGACCTACACCTCGGCACGGAGAATTCCAAGGTCAAGGAAGTGATGCATTTTCTGCGGAACACACGCTGCGAGAGACTGGTGCTCAACGGCGATATCATCGACGGCTGGCAACTCAACCGGGGAAGCCTTTGGACCTCAGAACACACCAAGTTCCTCCGCTTTATCCTCAAGCGCATTGAGAAGAAGACGCTCGATGTAATATACCTTCGAGGAAATCACGACGACATCCTCGGCCGATTTCTTCCAATGCAGTTTGGGTCTCTCTCGATCGTGGAAGACTTTGTCCACGAGTCCAAATCCGGGAGATACTTAGTCCTTCACGGTGATGTCTTCGATACCATTACCAAAAATTTCGTCTTTCTCGCTCATTTGGGAGATTGGGGATACAAGTTCCTCATGTCATTGAACCGCTGGTACAACAAGTATAGAGCGTGGCGAGGAAAGGAGTACTATTCGCTCAGCAAGGCGATCAAAGCCAAAGTAAAAGCCGCAGTCAACTTCGTCTCAAGCTTCGAAGAGAAGATTACCAAACTAGCCCGAGCCAAAGAATGCACAGGCGTCATTTGCGGGCACATCCATACTCCCGACAACAAGAAGATCGGAGGACTTCACTACTTGAATTCCGGCGACTGGGTCGAATCGTTGTCCGCTATCGTCGAGCACTCTAATGGCAGGATGCAACTCGTCTACTTTCGCGACTTTGTCTCGGATTATCCCATGAAGCAGGATACCGCAGATCTTGAATCGAAGAATACGGATGAACTCGATTTGAGCCAGATTGGAATATTCGCCAGCCGGTAA